A region from the Polyangiaceae bacterium genome encodes:
- a CDS encoding protein kinase yields the protein MIGQRYRVERELGVGGMGAVWAGVSLVDGSQVALKTLLEASKQNRELVTRFKREADFLARLESPYISKVIDFLSVPDYGLVLVMELVEGESLRRVLLRETLTVEQAIDVGRDVLRGIAALSRAQIIHRDLKPGNLITQKSGDHYTRTVIVDFGMSRFAGLDGDGDEITALTRVDIAVGTMEYMSPEQILNSRSVTTAADIYALGAMLYRAVAGVHVFGDLEDVDLARHKLITDPPPLSTGRTDAVAREFERIVTRMIQRKPDHRYQSAEEALDALAALTDAETTLMANPEHYAPAERSEVTAPMPLPSPPGASPLPSSPGASPMPSPPGASPMPSSPGASPMPSSPLASAPYASAPYASAPGAAGYSPESSDAPYVGAALQPAPQSPSRVLPVLLTVVIVVAVVGLGFAWKQKWIAFDAPPAEHGPVIEAVPEPARAQTPAVLAPVEPKASATPEPSADAAEPPAKLVAKPPAAKAAAPKPAAPAASKPAAPAAKTAAAAKPAEKSPEPGEGPAPLDLAPKPSASPAPAPLPIDPSGS from the coding sequence GTGATTGGCCAACGGTATCGCGTGGAGCGCGAGCTCGGGGTCGGCGGCATGGGAGCGGTGTGGGCCGGCGTCTCGCTCGTCGATGGTAGCCAAGTTGCGCTCAAGACCCTGCTGGAGGCATCCAAGCAGAACCGTGAGCTCGTCACCCGCTTCAAGCGCGAGGCGGACTTCCTGGCGCGCCTGGAGAGCCCCTACATCTCCAAGGTCATCGATTTCCTCTCGGTGCCCGACTACGGCTTGGTGCTGGTCATGGAGCTGGTGGAGGGCGAGTCCCTTCGCCGCGTGCTGTTGCGCGAGACTCTCACGGTGGAGCAGGCCATCGATGTCGGACGCGACGTGCTCCGCGGCATCGCCGCCCTCTCCCGCGCGCAAATCATCCATCGGGATTTGAAGCCCGGGAACCTGATCACGCAGAAGTCCGGCGACCACTACACGCGCACCGTGATCGTGGACTTCGGCATGAGTCGATTCGCGGGGCTCGACGGCGACGGCGACGAGATCACCGCCCTGACCCGCGTGGACATTGCCGTGGGCACCATGGAGTACATGTCGCCGGAGCAGATCCTGAACTCCCGCTCCGTCACGACCGCCGCGGACATCTACGCCCTGGGCGCCATGCTGTACCGCGCCGTCGCCGGCGTGCACGTGTTCGGGGATCTCGAAGACGTGGATCTCGCTCGGCACAAGCTGATCACGGATCCACCGCCGCTCTCCACGGGCCGCACGGACGCCGTGGCCCGCGAATTCGAGCGCATCGTGACGCGGATGATCCAGCGCAAACCGGACCACCGCTATCAGAGCGCCGAAGAGGCGCTCGACGCCCTCGCCGCCCTGACGGACGCAGAGACGACGCTGATGGCGAACCCGGAGCACTACGCCCCGGCGGAGCGGTCGGAAGTGACGGCACCGATGCCCCTGCCGTCGCCGCCCGGGGCGTCACCCCTGCCGTCGTCGCCCGGGGCGTCACCCATGCCGTCGCCGCCCGGGGCGTCACCCATGCCGTCGTCGCCCGGGGCGTCACCCATGCCGTCGTCCCCCTTGGCGTCCGCGCCCTATGCGTCCGCGCCCTATGCGTCGGCACCGGGGGCCGCCGGCTACTCGCCGGAATCGTCCGACGCGCCGTACGTGGGCGCCGCACTCCAGCCCGCGCCGCAATCACCGTCGCGCGTCCTGCCGGTGCTCCTCACGGTCGTCATCGTCGTAGCGGTCGTAGGGCTCGGCTTCGCCTGGAAGCAGAAGTGGATCGCGTTCGACGCGCCGCCCGCTGAGCACGGTCCGGTGATCGAAGCGGTTCCGGAGCCGGCTCGCGCGCAGACGCCCGCAGTGCTGGCCCCCGTGGAGCCGAAGGCGAGCGCTACGCCTGAGCCGTCCGCCGACGCAGCCGAGCCTCCGGCCAAGCTCGTCGCGAAACCGCCGGCGGCAAAGGCTGCCGCACCGAAGCCTGCGGCGCCCGCAGCGTCGAAACCCGCGGCGCCCGCGGCGAAGACGGCCGCAGCCGCGAAGCCAGCAGAGAAATCGCCCGAGCCCGGCGAAGGACCGGCGCCCCTCGATCTCGCACCGAAGCCGAGTGCGAGCCCCGCTCCCGCGCCGCTTCCCATCGATCCGTCGGGATCCTGA
- a CDS encoding rhodanese-like domain-containing protein, with protein sequence MNLTRRHILAALPIAILVACQEDPPIGSTSKPAKKRAELGPMMKPADLVKRLDDVKAGKIAVLYVGPEILFDHGHVPGAKKLLEAGTDAGKKLLVKEIANTPKDVELVVYCGCCPYASCPNVRPANEALHASGRKNFYLLDLPTNFKTDWKDKGYPSERS encoded by the coding sequence GTGAATCTCACCCGCCGTCACATTCTCGCCGCCCTGCCCATTGCCATTCTCGTCGCGTGTCAGGAAGACCCGCCGATCGGATCGACCTCCAAGCCCGCCAAGAAGCGCGCGGAGCTCGGCCCGATGATGAAACCGGCGGATCTCGTGAAGCGTTTGGACGACGTGAAGGCCGGCAAGATCGCCGTGCTGTACGTGGGCCCGGAGATCCTCTTCGATCACGGACACGTCCCGGGCGCGAAGAAGCTGCTCGAGGCTGGCACGGACGCCGGCAAGAAGCTGCTCGTGAAGGAGATCGCCAACACGCCCAAGGACGTGGAACTGGTGGTGTACTGCGGCTGCTGTCCCTATGCGAGCTGCCCCAACGTGCGCCCGGCCAACGAGGCGCTGCACGCCTCGGGTCGCAAGAACTTCTACCTCTTGGACCTGCCCACCAACTTCAAGACGGACTGGAAGGACAAGGGGTATCCGTCGGAACGCAGCTGA
- a CDS encoding ferritin-like domain-containing protein, producing the protein MATMACGGSVSSEGTGGTGALGGTSSGGASTGGVGGFGATGGVSTGGTGGVSTGGTGGVSTGGVGGIGGVGGLGGFAGAGGDGPFYTGEVDCNACSPTFYTCWKSDMVPVYSGTPPSQGCPPSTSIDTSGVNPCSTGFGAYVQGDPIEENGLCCYLSGMMCPGGRPFKVDGELRVAAVARRPGWVAESAHDGRSLSAEERKALATVWIGDAQLEHASVAAFARLTLELMQLGAPSALVAASQNASVDEVRHARMCFGFASRFAGAQLGPEKLDLDGALGSVTLEKLARETVEEGCVGETLAALQAAEQRRMAQDPEIRAALSAIETEESEHAAFAYRVVRWAISVGGESVRRAARDAFEAALAQELSLSDPDVSVEVWHHYGRLTAAELREVRARGIEEVVRPCMAALFERREQPALSA; encoded by the coding sequence ATGGCGACCATGGCATGCGGGGGCTCGGTGAGCTCCGAGGGGACGGGGGGCACGGGCGCTCTGGGGGGGACCTCCAGCGGCGGCGCCAGCACGGGTGGAGTGGGCGGATTCGGTGCAACCGGCGGCGTGAGCACCGGCGGCACGGGTGGCGTGAGCACCGGGGGCACGGGGGGCGTGAGCACCGGCGGAGTTGGCGGCATTGGTGGTGTCGGGGGGCTCGGTGGCTTCGCCGGGGCGGGGGGCGACGGACCGTTCTACACGGGAGAGGTCGACTGCAACGCGTGCTCGCCGACCTTCTACACCTGTTGGAAGAGCGACATGGTGCCGGTGTATTCCGGTACGCCGCCGAGCCAAGGCTGTCCGCCGTCGACCAGCATCGATACTTCCGGCGTGAACCCGTGCTCCACGGGCTTCGGCGCCTACGTGCAGGGTGATCCCATCGAGGAGAACGGCCTGTGCTGCTACCTCTCAGGCATGATGTGCCCCGGCGGGCGGCCCTTCAAAGTGGACGGCGAGCTGCGCGTTGCCGCGGTGGCACGCCGGCCCGGTTGGGTGGCGGAGTCCGCTCATGATGGTCGCTCACTGAGCGCAGAGGAACGCAAGGCTCTGGCCACGGTGTGGATTGGCGATGCGCAGCTGGAGCACGCGTCGGTGGCGGCCTTCGCGCGGCTCACGCTGGAGCTCATGCAGCTCGGCGCGCCGTCGGCCTTGGTCGCAGCGTCGCAGAATGCATCCGTGGACGAGGTACGTCACGCCCGCATGTGCTTCGGCTTCGCTTCGCGCTTCGCGGGGGCGCAGCTCGGCCCGGAGAAGCTGGATCTCGACGGCGCTCTCGGGAGCGTCACGCTGGAGAAGCTCGCGCGGGAGACGGTGGAAGAAGGCTGCGTCGGGGAAACCCTGGCGGCGCTGCAAGCGGCGGAGCAGCGGCGCATGGCCCAGGATCCGGAGATCCGCGCCGCCCTTTCGGCCATCGAGACGGAGGAGTCGGAGCACGCCGCCTTTGCCTACCGCGTGGTGCGCTGGGCCATCTCCGTGGGCGGCGAGTCCGTGCGGCGCGCGGCTCGGGACGCGTTCGAAGCGGCCTTGGCCCAGGAGCTCAGTCTGAGCGACCCCGACGTGAGCGTCGAGGTGTGGCACCACTACGGGCGCCTCACCGCGGCAGAGCTTCGCGAGGTGCGCGCCCGCGGTATCGAGGAAGTGGTGCGGCCGTGCATGGCGGCGCTCTTCGAGCGACGAGAGCAGCCGGCGCTCAGCGCGTGA
- a CDS encoding peptidase E — MGHIVALGGGGFSMEDSPLLDDYILSLGRQPRPRICFLGTASGDNENYVVRFYRRFSRADCRPTHLELFRRAEQDLEGFAKEQDIFYVGGGNTANMLAVWRLHGFERALKAAYAEGTVLAGVSAGAVCWFEQGVTDSFGRDLSGMEGLGMLSGSFCPHYDGEPLRRPRYHELVAAGMPAGIAADDSVAVHYEEGVVARAVGSRKEARAFYVRQDADRVVEEPLGVQYLG; from the coding sequence GTGGGACACATCGTGGCGTTGGGGGGCGGCGGCTTCTCCATGGAAGACAGTCCGCTGCTCGATGACTACATCTTGAGCTTGGGTCGGCAGCCGCGGCCGCGTATCTGCTTCCTGGGTACCGCCAGCGGCGATAACGAGAACTACGTCGTTCGTTTCTATCGGCGCTTCTCCCGCGCCGACTGCCGGCCCACGCACCTGGAGCTGTTTCGGCGCGCCGAGCAAGATCTGGAAGGCTTCGCCAAGGAGCAGGACATCTTCTACGTGGGCGGTGGCAACACCGCCAACATGCTCGCGGTGTGGCGCCTTCACGGTTTCGAGCGTGCGCTGAAGGCGGCCTACGCCGAGGGCACGGTGCTGGCCGGGGTCAGCGCCGGTGCCGTGTGTTGGTTCGAGCAAGGGGTGACGGATTCCTTCGGCCGCGACCTCTCCGGCATGGAGGGTCTGGGCATGCTGAGCGGTAGCTTCTGCCCGCACTATGACGGCGAGCCCCTGCGCCGCCCGCGCTATCACGAGCTGGTGGCCGCCGGCATGCCCGCCGGCATTGCCGCCGACGACAGCGTGGCGGTGCACTACGAAGAGGGCGTGGTGGCTCGGGCCGTCGGCTCGCGCAAGGAGGCCCGCGCCTTCTACGTGCGCCAAGACGCCGACCGCGTGGTGGAAGAGCCCTTGGGCGTGCAGTATTTGGGCTGA
- a CDS encoding universal stress protein: protein MATLQKRLPAGPVILVGLDFSDPGDAALRQGIQMAARETGSHLHVVHVAPGSGPVVAMELSEGREELTLQQAAKSLAGYVEETMRSTPGGDHIRGALSHVRLGDPAEEITRLAVDLNADLIIVGTHGRRGLRRMILGSVAERVTRLADCPVLVARPKTHDAARQEVPEIEPPCPLCLQTRQETGGAEMWCVQHKTPRLGRRHTYHYVSRNAEAQENAPLLLGYDASAPSPQNAAKPGGHE, encoded by the coding sequence ATGGCAACACTTCAGAAGAGGCTACCCGCAGGACCGGTGATCTTGGTCGGACTGGACTTCTCCGATCCCGGCGACGCCGCGCTGCGACAGGGCATCCAGATGGCCGCGCGAGAAACGGGGTCGCATCTTCACGTCGTTCACGTGGCGCCCGGTTCTGGACCCGTGGTGGCGATGGAGCTGTCCGAAGGCCGCGAAGAGCTCACCCTGCAGCAAGCTGCCAAGTCCCTCGCCGGCTACGTGGAGGAGACGATGCGCAGCACTCCGGGTGGAGATCACATCCGTGGCGCATTGAGCCATGTGCGTCTTGGTGACCCAGCAGAGGAGATCACGCGACTCGCCGTCGATCTGAACGCAGATCTGATCATCGTCGGCACGCACGGTCGCCGCGGACTGCGGCGCATGATCCTCGGCTCTGTTGCCGAACGTGTGACGCGCCTCGCGGATTGCCCGGTGCTCGTGGCGCGACCGAAGACTCACGATGCCGCACGACAAGAGGTGCCGGAGATCGAACCGCCCTGTCCGCTGTGCCTGCAAACGCGGCAGGAGACGGGGGGCGCGGAGATGTGGTGCGTCCAACACAAGACTCCGCGCCTTGGCCGCCGGCACACCTATCACTACGTGTCCCGCAACGCAGAAGCACAAGAAAACGCGCCGCTGCTCTTGGGCTACGACGCGAGCGCGCCATCCCCGCAGAATGCGGCGAAGCCGGGCGGTCACGAGTAG
- a CDS encoding DUF3341 domain-containing protein — translation MRRMIFAAYKNYEDAAHAMTALRTAGIPSERISLVMAESARGLAPKVKTNAPEGAAIGGALGALVGGLTAVASLALPGIGILAAGPIVAAVGGSSLGAAGGGLAGALIGFGMPEREAKRVAREVMKDGFVLAVDPVNGDMTNTAKTVFDKTRAIRLEDPDETAMGKASEKLHDAITTRG, via the coding sequence ATGCGCAGGATGATCTTCGCCGCTTACAAGAACTACGAAGACGCTGCCCACGCCATGACGGCGCTCCGCACGGCGGGCATTCCCTCCGAGCGCATCAGCCTGGTGATGGCCGAGTCCGCTCGCGGTCTCGCGCCGAAGGTGAAGACCAACGCGCCCGAAGGCGCTGCCATCGGAGGCGCGCTCGGCGCGCTCGTCGGCGGTCTCACCGCGGTAGCGTCCCTTGCGCTACCCGGCATCGGCATCCTCGCCGCAGGTCCCATCGTGGCCGCCGTTGGCGGCAGCTCGCTGGGTGCTGCAGGTGGAGGTTTGGCCGGCGCTCTCATCGGTTTCGGCATGCCCGAGCGCGAGGCCAAGCGGGTCGCGCGGGAGGTCATGAAGGACGGCTTCGTGCTGGCGGTGGATCCCGTGAACGGAGACATGACGAACACGGCCAAGACCGTGTTCGACAAGACCCGCGCCATCCGACTGGAGGATCCGGACGAGACGGCGATGGGTAAGGCCAGCGAGAAGCTGCACGACGCAATCACGACGCGCGGCTGA
- the dps gene encoding DNA starvation/stationary phase protection protein Dps, which yields MTRLPSRVALPEEKRETMVKHLNTALAMSIDLSLQVKQAHWNIKGPQFFARHELFDKLAVHLRETSDKLAERAATLGGYAEGTVKLCAERSELPEYDLRARDGRQHIMALVDRYARYTAFLRDTMEATEVDPVSQDLVIETLRTAELDQWFLESHINV from the coding sequence ATGACGAGGCTACCGAGTCGCGTGGCGCTACCCGAAGAGAAGCGCGAAACGATGGTGAAACACCTGAACACGGCATTGGCGATGAGCATCGACCTCAGCCTGCAGGTGAAGCAGGCCCACTGGAACATCAAGGGGCCGCAGTTCTTCGCCCGCCACGAGCTGTTCGACAAGCTGGCCGTGCACCTGCGGGAGACCTCCGACAAGCTCGCGGAACGCGCCGCCACCCTGGGTGGCTACGCCGAGGGCACGGTGAAGCTGTGCGCCGAGCGTAGTGAGCTGCCGGAGTACGACCTTCGAGCCCGGGACGGGCGTCAGCACATCATGGCGCTCGTGGATCGCTACGCGCGCTACACCGCGTTCTTGCGCGACACCATGGAGGCTACGGAAGTCGACCCCGTATCCCAGGATCTGGTGATCGAGACTCTGCGCACCGCGGAGCTGGATCAGTGGTTTTTGGAGAGTCACATCAACGTGTGA
- a CDS encoding DoxX family protein, whose amino-acid sequence MKIDWKRKGTTTAMTILRIAAGTIMVAHGVQKLADPGMFTQAFASFGIPLPGLAVWLAIAGELAGGLGLLLGFLTRIAALGPLCTMLVAIASVHLGNGLFAANNGWEYPLTMLLVALVFVFRGAGPVSVDAMLQKARDKSPDGELAMGHRPHYSH is encoded by the coding sequence ATGAAGATCGATTGGAAACGAAAAGGCACGACCACCGCGATGACGATCCTGAGGATCGCGGCGGGGACCATCATGGTCGCGCACGGCGTTCAGAAGTTGGCGGATCCTGGCATGTTCACTCAGGCCTTTGCCAGCTTCGGCATTCCGCTTCCCGGCCTGGCCGTGTGGCTGGCCATTGCGGGGGAGCTCGCGGGCGGCCTGGGGCTGTTGCTCGGCTTCCTGACGCGCATCGCCGCGCTGGGACCGCTGTGCACCATGCTAGTGGCGATCGCGTCCGTGCATCTGGGCAATGGCCTGTTCGCGGCCAACAACGGCTGGGAATACCCGCTGACGATGCTGCTGGTGGCACTCGTGTTCGTGTTCCGCGGGGCGGGCCCCGTGAGCGTGGACGCCATGCTGCAAAAGGCGCGGGACAAGAGTCCGGACGGCGAGCTCGCGATGGGGCATCGTCCCCACTACTCCCACTGA
- a CDS encoding FAD-binding oxidoreductase encodes MRIVVLGAGIAGLSTAHALCARGAEVVVLEREPYVFSHSSGRNAAIYRPVEDSTGIAELARVSARHLDALAGTRDRWLDQRGLLLVAADAAPIHALERVAERDGVNVQRLDVTELHTRAPALAGGHVRDGLWVPDGGVLDPHAIGSLLASAIRDAGGRILLGADVGRVLMEGGRVAGVVLSGGETFAADAVVLAAGAWAEALGAAAGASLPLTPIRRHLVILEPSAAVDPRATTVWDVGLQAYFRPESGGLLASPCDELAWRPEVPAPDPAALELLAERLRTLAPGLAESRVRRSWACLRTFAPDRRLVIGADPRVTGLHWVAGLGGYGMSSGVGAGELAARVIFGEQSALSAALAPARLVT; translated from the coding sequence ATGCGTATCGTCGTGCTCGGAGCCGGAATCGCGGGACTGTCCACCGCTCATGCTCTATGCGCGCGTGGCGCGGAGGTCGTCGTGCTCGAGCGTGAGCCGTACGTCTTTTCCCACAGCTCCGGACGCAACGCGGCCATCTACCGACCGGTGGAAGACTCCACCGGCATCGCCGAGCTCGCCCGCGTCAGCGCGCGGCACCTCGACGCCCTGGCGGGCACGCGGGATCGCTGGCTCGATCAGCGCGGCCTCCTGCTCGTCGCCGCCGACGCTGCACCCATCCACGCCCTCGAGCGGGTCGCGGAGCGCGACGGCGTGAACGTGCAGCGCCTCGACGTTACCGAGCTCCATACCCGCGCCCCTGCCCTGGCCGGTGGTCACGTGCGCGATGGTCTATGGGTTCCGGACGGCGGCGTGCTCGATCCTCACGCCATCGGAAGCTTGCTCGCGTCGGCAATCCGCGACGCCGGCGGTCGCATCCTGCTGGGCGCCGACGTCGGTCGAGTGCTCATGGAAGGCGGGCGCGTTGCCGGCGTGGTGCTCAGCGGCGGAGAAACCTTCGCCGCAGACGCCGTGGTGCTCGCTGCGGGAGCGTGGGCCGAAGCCCTGGGCGCCGCCGCCGGCGCGAGCTTGCCCCTCACGCCCATTCGCCGCCACCTCGTGATCCTCGAGCCCAGCGCCGCCGTCGATCCCCGCGCCACCACCGTGTGGGACGTCGGCTTGCAGGCGTACTTCCGCCCCGAGTCCGGCGGGCTCCTGGCGAGTCCCTGTGACGAGCTCGCTTGGCGCCCCGAAGTCCCCGCGCCGGATCCCGCTGCTCTCGAGCTGCTCGCCGAGCGCCTTCGCACGCTCGCCCCCGGCCTCGCGGAATCCCGCGTGCGCCGCTCCTGGGCGTGCTTGCGAACGTTCGCACCAGATCGCCGCTTGGTCATCGGCGCCGACCCGCGCGTCACGGGCCTCCACTGGGTCGCGGGCCTCGGCGGTTACGGCATGAGCAGCGGCGTGGGCGCCGGCGAGCTCGCCGCCCGGGTGATCTTCGGCGAACAGAGCGCGCTGTCCGCAGCCCTCGCCCCCGCGCGCCTCGTGACCTGA
- a CDS encoding radical SAM protein produces the protein MARVAVVFPPLRLSRDFIDYPYFADLGAVQNAAVLRAAGHDVTLADALAMPGATLTYEVDDWIRLGAELAPERWDDADVVVIALTPFHRPPEREPVLAELLGTLRRRSPARPLVLAEMYQSGQHVVDVPSQDVLAAYPEVDVLVRYEAERVLVAELERLLSAGRPEAPRTVVGQEVDDVDALPLPAWDLVDVSAYFAFHDAVMHELGRASWAFPIDGASLPLLTSRGCPFRCAHCSSNPGLAPGAPKRQRRHSRAALAARLDQLTALGAGRVHLLDELANVNERHFDQLLELLAERDLAFEIPNGLRADYVMPGHLAMMRGRLTTLSVSAESGVQRVVDEVVGKELDLGAIRGVAAHAADADVPLLVHFIIGMPGESRAEINATLELAIELYENHRAWPSVQFATPLPGTRLAKRAGELGLSLPVVGDWGPRFQKAPSLATEQVSLDELRQMKETFDLRLAAGQGPKKVILNATYKCNNRCTFCAVGTRTQVDGDFDRQRELLVKYRKQGVSLLDIDGGEPTLNPRLFSLIQFARRAGYQKVNVTTNGRMAAYEDYARELLASGVTSLLFSIHGPTRYLHAANVGVPEAFDQTLSGVKNCVRLAAPEIELGANVTLTASNHEHLEAITQLVWDLGLRWLNIQFLTPFGRATNVVNPDTAAAARIAMGVIDRWQDRMKLSVINLPWCFMPGYERFVVGDLLKLERHMLFVDNEEVNLFEYLRGQREYRAQCADCTRRVFCGGFYRMDDVPEPEWLIEPEALLRPIDKDGLTGPSRERRRSPASEV, from the coding sequence ATGGCGCGCGTGGCGGTCGTATTTCCGCCGCTCCGGCTGAGCCGCGATTTCATCGATTACCCCTACTTCGCGGATCTGGGAGCGGTGCAGAACGCCGCCGTGCTGCGCGCGGCGGGGCACGACGTCACCCTCGCGGACGCGCTGGCCATGCCCGGCGCGACGCTGACCTATGAGGTCGACGACTGGATTCGGCTCGGCGCGGAGCTCGCGCCGGAGCGCTGGGACGACGCAGACGTGGTGGTGATCGCGCTCACGCCCTTTCATCGGCCGCCGGAGCGGGAACCCGTGTTGGCCGAGCTGCTCGGCACGCTCCGGCGCCGGTCCCCCGCGCGGCCGCTGGTGCTCGCGGAGATGTACCAGAGCGGACAGCACGTGGTGGACGTCCCGTCGCAAGACGTCTTGGCGGCGTACCCCGAGGTCGACGTGCTGGTGCGCTACGAAGCCGAGCGCGTGCTCGTTGCCGAGCTGGAACGACTGCTGAGCGCGGGTCGGCCCGAAGCACCGCGCACCGTGGTCGGCCAAGAGGTCGACGACGTGGACGCGCTGCCGCTGCCCGCGTGGGACCTGGTGGACGTATCGGCATACTTCGCCTTCCACGACGCCGTGATGCACGAGCTCGGACGCGCCAGCTGGGCCTTCCCAATCGACGGCGCATCGCTACCGCTGCTCACGAGTCGCGGCTGCCCCTTTCGCTGTGCGCACTGCTCCTCCAACCCAGGCCTCGCGCCGGGAGCACCCAAACGCCAGCGGCGCCATTCCCGCGCGGCGCTCGCGGCGCGCTTGGATCAGCTGACGGCCCTCGGCGCCGGCCGAGTGCACTTGCTCGACGAGCTCGCCAACGTCAACGAGCGCCACTTCGACCAGCTGTTGGAGCTGCTCGCGGAGCGGGATCTCGCCTTCGAAATCCCCAACGGACTGCGCGCGGACTACGTGATGCCCGGGCACCTCGCGATGATGCGCGGTCGCCTCACCACGCTGAGCGTCAGCGCCGAGAGCGGCGTGCAGCGCGTGGTGGACGAGGTGGTCGGCAAGGAGCTGGATCTGGGGGCGATTCGCGGCGTGGCCGCGCATGCGGCGGACGCCGACGTGCCGCTCCTGGTGCACTTCATCATCGGCATGCCCGGCGAGAGCCGCGCGGAGATCAACGCCACGCTGGAGCTCGCCATCGAGCTCTACGAGAACCACCGCGCCTGGCCCAGCGTCCAGTTCGCCACGCCACTTCCGGGAACGCGCCTGGCGAAGCGCGCGGGGGAGCTGGGCCTGAGCTTGCCCGTCGTGGGCGACTGGGGCCCGCGGTTCCAGAAGGCCCCGAGCCTGGCCACGGAGCAGGTGTCGCTCGACGAGCTTCGGCAAATGAAGGAGACCTTCGATCTGCGCTTGGCGGCGGGCCAAGGGCCCAAGAAGGTGATCTTGAACGCCACCTACAAGTGCAACAATCGTTGCACCTTCTGCGCCGTGGGCACGCGCACCCAGGTAGACGGCGACTTCGACCGGCAGCGGGAGCTGTTGGTGAAGTATCGCAAGCAGGGCGTGTCCCTGCTGGACATCGACGGGGGCGAGCCAACGCTGAACCCGCGACTGTTCTCCCTGATCCAATTTGCGCGGCGCGCCGGCTACCAGAAGGTGAACGTCACCACGAACGGGCGCATGGCGGCGTACGAGGACTACGCCCGAGAGCTCTTGGCGTCGGGCGTCACCTCCCTGCTGTTCTCCATCCACGGGCCCACGCGCTACCTGCACGCGGCCAACGTCGGCGTGCCGGAGGCCTTCGATCAGACGCTTTCAGGCGTAAAGAACTGCGTGCGACTCGCCGCTCCGGAGATCGAGCTGGGCGCCAACGTCACCCTCACCGCCTCCAACCACGAGCACCTGGAAGCGATCACCCAGCTGGTGTGGGACTTGGGCCTCCGCTGGCTCAACATCCAGTTCCTCACGCCCTTTGGTCGCGCCACGAACGTCGTGAATCCCGACACCGCAGCGGCCGCGCGGATTGCCATGGGCGTAATCGACCGCTGGCAGGACCGCATGAAGCTCTCCGTGATCAACCTGCCGTGGTGCTTCATGCCCGGCTACGAACGATTCGTAGTGGGCGACTTACTCAAGCTCGAACGCCACATGCTGTTCGTGGACAACGAAGAGGTGAACCTGTTCGAGTACCTGCGGGGGCAGCGGGAATATCGCGCACAATGCGCGGACTGCACTCGTCGCGTCTTCTGCGGCGGCTTCTACCGAATGGACGACGTGCCCGAACCGGAGTGGCTGATCGAGCCGGAGGCGCTATTGCGTCCCATCGACAAGGACGGGCTCACCGGACCTTCGCGCGAACGGAGGCGTTCTCCCGCTTCAGAGGTGTGA
- a CDS encoding DUF3820 family protein, which yields MRAEATSRRASDQPPASENRQLTAISRRCPVASVTRVEPLPPPDAQYLDDLVRAIMPFGRYQGRHLYEIPEAYLVWMSREGFPRGKLGDQLRTILEIKMNGLSYLLDPLIARAEAERD from the coding sequence ATGCGCGCGGAAGCTACGTCACGTCGTGCGTCGGACCAACCGCCAGCGTCCGAAAATCGTCAGTTGACGGCGATCTCTCGCCGTTGTCCCGTCGCCTCCGTGACCCGGGTCGAGCCCCTCCCCCCGCCGGACGCGCAGTATCTCGACGACTTGGTGCGGGCGATCATGCCCTTTGGCCGCTACCAAGGGCGTCACCTCTACGAGATCCCCGAAGCGTACCTGGTGTGGATGAGCCGCGAGGGTTTTCCCCGCGGCAAGCTCGGCGATCAGCTCCGCACCATCCTCGAAATCAAGATGAACGGCCTTTCCTACTTGCTGGATCCGCTCATCGCGCGGGCCGAGGCCGAACGAGATTGA